A region from the Aquipuribacter nitratireducens genome encodes:
- a CDS encoding VOC family protein codes for MALHVNSVTVDSLDPAAQARFWVEALGWHLVHSADDGSAAVIAPAATRAEGGKAFPVMFWRVQEAKTAGKNRWHFDLAPDDQAAEVARLEALGARRADIGQGGDEHVTWVVMADPEGNEFCVLASLPSS; via the coding sequence ATGGCCCTGCACGTGAACTCCGTGACCGTCGACTCCCTCGACCCGGCCGCGCAGGCACGCTTCTGGGTGGAGGCGCTCGGCTGGCACCTCGTCCACTCCGCCGACGACGGCAGCGCGGCCGTCATCGCGCCCGCGGCCACACGTGCGGAGGGCGGCAAGGCGTTCCCCGTCATGTTCTGGCGCGTGCAGGAGGCGAAGACGGCCGGCAAGAACCGCTGGCACTTCGACCTCGCCCCCGACGACCAGGCCGCCGAGGTCGCGCGCCTGGAGGCGCTCGGGGCGCGCCGCGCCGACATCGGGCAGGGCGGCGACGAGCACGTCACGTGGGTGGTCATGGCCGACCCGGAGGGCAACGAGTTCTGCGTGCTGGCGAGCCTGCCCTCCTCCTGA